Below is a window of Roseivirga misakiensis DNA.
ATTATAACGAGGGCTTAGAGATTATTACGGTTAAAAATTACGACCAAGAAACAATCACCGAATTGATGGAAGGTAAAGAAATCATCATCGAACAGCGATCTCGGAATAACTTTCAAATGGTGTACAAGTCTTAGGTTAGAATTTAGGTTCAGATCCTTTTTCCAGATGGCTTAACAGGTTATCAACCGATCTATCTAGAATTTCAAAGACTTCTTGAAATCCATTTTCGCCGCCATAGTAAGGGTCAGGAACATCATCGCCTTTATTCAAGTCATCAAACTCACGCATTTTAATCACTTTCGCTCTGGCGTTCTTAGGTTCTAAGCGCAGCGTATTGCTGTGATTTGAGCTATCCATAGGGATAATGTAATCGAAATTAAGAAAGTCAGATTCTTTTAGCTGCCTTGCAGCGTGCTCATAGTTTACTCCATTTTTAATTGCGTTCGCCACCGATCTTTCATCTGGAGACTTACCAATGTGATAGGCTGCCGTACCGCAGGAATCCACCTCAAAACGATCGCCCATTCCTCTTTCCTTAATTCTTTGTCTAAAAATACCTTCGGCTAAAGGGGAACGACAGATATTTCCCAAACAGACAAATAAGACTTTAACTTTATTCATTGATCTAAATTAGAGGCTTAAATTAGCGATAGAATTATCAATTAATTGCCTATCCAAATCAAACCTATGGAATTCATTAAAGTAGAGAAAGCTTACGCTAAACACGTCGCACTAATTCAACTCAATCGTCCCAAAGAATTAAACGCCCTGAATTTAAAGTTGATGGGCGAAATAAGAGATTCCTTAAAGGAACTAGACCAAGATGATGAGGTAAGAACCATCATTATTACTGGAAACGAAAGGGCTTTTGCTGCAGGTGCTGATATTAAGCAAATGGCTGGTAAAGGAACGATTGATATGTGGAAAGTGGATCAGTTTAGCACTTGGGATCAAATCAACAAGACACGAAAACCGATCATTGCGGCAGTTTCAGGTTTTGCCTTGGGCGGGGGTTGTGAGCTCGCTATGACTTGCGATATGATGATAGCATCAGAAACTGCCCAATTTGGCCAACCTGAGATCAAAATTGGTGTAATGCCAGGTGCAGGGGGTACGCAGCGCCTGACGAAAGCGTTAGGAAAGGCAAAAGCGATGGAATTGGTACTAACGGGCAAGTTTATCAGCGCTGAGGAAGCTTTCGGTTATGGACTGGTTAACAGAGTGGTGCCAGTTGAATTGTATTTAGAGGAAGCCGTAAAACTAGCTAAAGAGATTGCCACGATGTCACCTATTGCCGTGCAGATGGCCAAAGAATCTGTGAAACGATCTTTTGAGGTTCATTTAGAAGAAGGGTTACATTTTGAAAGAAAGAACTTCTATATGCTTTTCTCAGCCAACGACCAGAAAGAAGGGATGAATGCTTTTGTTGAGAAAAGAAAGCCTGACTTTAAGGGGAATTAAGATTAAGACTAAAGAGTAGTGATAAAAAAAGGGGCTTCGAATTTTCGGAGCCCCTTTTTAATAGTTAGTAGTAAAGTCTTATCGAATACTAATACCTACACCAGCAGTAAGTGTATTGTATTCCTGAAGAGCGTACTCCCCAGTCAATGTCAAGAATAGTAACTTAACTCTCACTCCAACATTAGTTCGAATTCCGTTGTCTTTATATTGCAGTTGAACGGGGTCAACGAAGGTTGTCGTCTCAGTAGAGTAATCTCCAAGCATACTGAAATTGATATCATAGTTGGAGTATCCTAAGCCCGCAAAAGCGGTGAAAAATAGAATTTTCTTAGAAATCACTCCTTGTACCAAAAATGCATTAGCCTCAAATTCAGCAGATTGATTAGCATCTGCATCAATATCCACGGACGCCTTTAAATTAGTGTATCCCAAGAAAACCGAAAGGTCGAAAGGTAATAATTTCTCCGCTGGTAGATACTGCTTGATGTCGTGCATTACACCAACACCAAATAGTTGAACACTACCGTCATCAAAAGTTTGTTCAGGAACAAATCGCACTTTAAGTTCTGTTCCTTTAAAAAGTCCCACACCGAGTTGAACCATTGGTGTAGGCACTCCATTAAAAGGAAGCTCGTTATCGATACCAAGACCCGTTGGAGATGAAATTCTAATCAACTCCTCTCCACTATCGTTAGTGAATCTAAGTTCGGGAAGATCATCTGCTCCTAGATTGGGACCAAATATGGTCGGTAACCTTCTAGAATCATTAGGATTAGTCAACGATACGTTAGTCAATCCTGCTGGCAATTGGAAAAATTGCCTTGAATCTGGGACACGGGCCAATGAAAGACTCGCTGAGATATCAAAGCCTAAGAATTTATGTGGTTTAGCGGTATTATACCAACCACTGTTCATTCCAAAACCAAAACCTTCGAAGGCTGGCTGTAAATAACTTTCTAATAATAGATTAGCATCTGCTAAACCGGCCTCTAAAAATGTATCGAAATCAAGACCTTGAGCTTTTGTTAGCTTGGGTGCGGCTGTCAATAAACATCCCGCAAAAAGTATTGCTATTATTTTTTTCATGTCTAAGATGTTTAATGATTAGTTATCTAATTGAACTCTGGCAGTTACGTCGAAACCGAAAATAAAATCGAAATCTACATCCTGTGTTTGAAGCGTTACGTCTTCTCCCACAATTGTCATTTCTACTTCAAAAGAAGATCCGTTCTTCAAGGCATCTTCTAGACTTGTTATTGCCGCTTGGCTTACACTACCGGGTGCGTTCTTATCATAGATTAAAACATCTACAGGGTTGTTTTGAACATTATCAATTCGTATGCTCAATAGTGGCTGAGCATTACCCTGACCTTGTACCGAGATACTCATATCCACAGCAAGATCTGCCGAACTCCCCGCTGGGAAATTATCGATAGTATAGGTGATCAAATTGATGGTGAAACGTTCAGCATCTTCTAGATATTCATCAAACTCATCAGTACTCAAGCTAATTTGGCCTGTACTGACATTAATTGGAGGAGTTTGTCCGACTAGCTGACCAACTGCAATTGCTGGTACAGAAATTTGAACGGAAATTGGATCGATGTCTATATTCTTAGAGACATCCGATTCTACGCCTGCATCACCACAGCCCATTAAGACCAATGATAAACAAGCGAAAAGAAAAAAGGACTTACGCATTTGGTTCAGTTTTTAGTAAATGTGAAGTTGTTGGAATTACAAATGAATGTGTTTCCTCGCTAAATTTTAATGAAAAAATTCAAAAAATAAGTCAGTAGTCGTAATAGTAGTCATTTAGCCCAATGCCTATTGATTCTACAATGGGCAAATGGCAGTCTCATTTCTTAATAGGGAGTGACCTAATACAGAGTTAGCGGAAAATCACCCTCCGCCCGTGGATGGTTGAGCCACTGATGCCGTAATATCCCAAGAAATACTAACATCAAAATCACCGTCAATATCATCCGTGAAATCTCCCGTTACAATTATATCGAAAGGTTGTAAGTTGTCCATGATAGATTCCAAACTGGCCACTTGCGCAGCACTTAAAGCCGAAGCAGGATTTCCATCTTCAAAAGCGATGACTTCTCCCGTATTTTCAACAACTAGGCCTGTGATCACTAAAATCTCTGTAGTGGTACCATTCAATCGCGTCGCTATGCTTAAGTCCATCAATACCAAATTCCCAGAATTATTGCTATAACCAGACACTTCATAGGTAAGCTTATCCAGTTTAATGCTCTCGATTTGTTCAGCATCTTCATTAAAAAATTGGGTAATGTCAACGACTTGGCTTCCCGAAAAAACATTATCATCGGCAGCATTTATTTGGCTTGACGGCATTGTGAAAGAATAGCTACTTGAAGCAGGCACAGTGATTATCACTCCTTCCTCGCAGGCCATAAAAATCAATAGAACTAAAAGTAAACTCAGCTTTTTCATGATGATAAAGTTACAATTTTTTATATACACTCTACATGTTTTTTTATGTAAGGCCATCAATTCAAATCACTAAGCTTCTGTCAAAAGGAATCTGACTTTGTTTCCTATTTTTGCATTCCATGCTT
It encodes the following:
- a CDS encoding low molecular weight protein-tyrosine-phosphatase, which produces MNKVKVLFVCLGNICRSPLAEGIFRQRIKERGMGDRFEVDSCGTAAYHIGKSPDERSVANAIKNGVNYEHAARQLKESDFLNFDYIIPMDSSNHSNTLRLEPKNARAKVIKMREFDDLNKGDDVPDPYYGGENGFQEVFEILDRSVDNLLSHLEKGSEPKF
- a CDS encoding enoyl-CoA hydratase-related protein, which codes for MEFIKVEKAYAKHVALIQLNRPKELNALNLKLMGEIRDSLKELDQDDEVRTIIITGNERAFAAGADIKQMAGKGTIDMWKVDQFSTWDQINKTRKPIIAAVSGFALGGGCELAMTCDMMIASETAQFGQPEIKIGVMPGAGGTQRLTKALGKAKAMELVLTGKFISAEEAFGYGLVNRVVPVELYLEEAVKLAKEIATMSPIAVQMAKESVKRSFEVHLEEGLHFERKNFYMLFSANDQKEGMNAFVEKRKPDFKGN
- a CDS encoding DUF6588 family protein codes for the protein MKKIIAILFAGCLLTAAPKLTKAQGLDFDTFLEAGLADANLLLESYLQPAFEGFGFGMNSGWYNTAKPHKFLGFDISASLSLARVPDSRQFFQLPAGLTNVSLTNPNDSRRLPTIFGPNLGADDLPELRFTNDSGEELIRISSPTGLGIDNELPFNGVPTPMVQLGVGLFKGTELKVRFVPEQTFDDGSVQLFGVGVMHDIKQYLPAEKLLPFDLSVFLGYTNLKASVDIDADANQSAEFEANAFLVQGVISKKILFFTAFAGLGYSNYDINFSMLGDYSTETTTFVDPVQLQYKDNGIRTNVGVRVKLLFLTLTGEYALQEYNTLTAGVGISIR